The Oncorhynchus masou masou isolate Uvic2021 unplaced genomic scaffold, UVic_Omas_1.1 unplaced_scaffold_1356, whole genome shotgun sequence genome has a segment encoding these proteins:
- the LOC135530506 gene encoding complex I assembly factor ACAD9, mitochondrial-like: protein MPINLLSANHGNDWNVLMPGILAEWRRVLPYPEIGNEELEEINSFVAPVEKFFTEEVDSKRIDHEAKIPPETLNGLKELGLFGIQVPEEYGGLGLSNTMYARLGEIISLDGSIAVTLAAHQAIGLKGILIAGSEEQKAKYLPKLASGEHVAAFCLTEPGSGSDAASIQTKATLSEDRKTFLLNGSKIWISNGGFADLMTVFARTEVVGEDGVKKDKITAFIVERAFGGITSGKPEDKLGIRGSNSKITSRH, encoded by the exons atgccaatcaacctgctatctgccaatcacgggaatgactggaatgttctgatgccgggcatcctggcaGAGTGGC gcAGAGTGCTTCCCTATCCAGAGATTGGAAATGAAGAGCTGGAGGAGATCAACTCGTTTGTTGCTCCGGTAGAGAAATTCTTCACTGAAGAgg TGGACTCCAAGCGTATCGACCATGAAGCTAAGATTCCTCCAGAGACTCTGAACGGACTGAAGGAGCTGGGACTGTTCGGTATCCAGGTGCCTGAGGAGTATG GTGGCCTGGGTCTGTCCAACACCATGTATGCCCGACTAGGAGAGATCATCTCTCTCGATGGATCCATAGCAGTTACACTGGCTGCCCACCAAGCCATCGGACTCAAG GGGATCCTGATAGCCGGTAGTGAGGAGCAGAAGGCTAAATATCTCCCCAAGCTGGCTTCAGGAGAACATGTAGCAGCCTTCTGTCTCACTGAGCCTGGCAG TGGGAGTGATGCTGCATCCATTCAGACCAAAGCCACCCTATCAGAAGACAGGAAAACATTCCTGCTCAATGGGTCAAAG ATCTGGATCTCAAACGGGGGGTTTGCAGACCTGATGACGGTGTTTGCTCGTACGGAGGTGGTAGGAGAGGATGGAGTGAAGAAAGATAAGATCACTGCCTTCATCGTAGAGCGAGCCTTCGGAGGGATCACCAGCGGAAAACCAGAAGACAAACTAGGCATTAGGGGGTCTAACAGTAAGATCACATCTAGGCATTAG
- the LOC135530507 gene encoding complex I assembly factor ACAD9, mitochondrial-like, with protein MNINRLIALSKSVQFGKILTSNARHAAKEVTLPHRTIRTHARNLAYAKDLFLGKVNKAECFPYPEIGNEELEEINSFVAPVEKFFTEEVDSKRIDHEAKIPPETLNGLKELGLFGIQVPEEYGGLGLSNTMYARLGEIISLDGSIAVTLAAHQAIGLKGILIAGSEEQKAKYLPKLASGEHVAAFCLTEPGSGSDAASIQTKATLSEDRKTFLLNGSKIWISNGGFADLMTVFARTEVVGEDGVKKDKITAFIVERAFGGITSGKPEDKLGIRGSNSKITSRH; from the exons ATGAATATCAACAGACTTATAGCTTTATCCAAATCTGTTCAATTTGGAAAGATTTTAACATCTAACGCAAGACATGCGGCGAAAGAAGTCACCTTACCTCACCGAACCATCAGAACTCATGCTAGGAATCTGGCCTACGCCAAGGACCTGTTCCTTGGCAAAGTAAACAAA gcAGAGTGCTTCCCCTATCCAGAGATTGGAAATGAAGAGCTGGAGGAGATCAACTCGTTTGTTGCTCCGGTAGAGAAATTCTTCACTGAAGAgg TGGACTCCAAGCGTATCGACCATGAAGCTAAGATTCCTCCAGAGACTCTGAACGGACTGAAGGAGCTGGGACTGTTCGGTATCCAGGTGCCTGAGGAGTATG GTGGCCTGGGTCTGTCCAACACCATGTATGCCCGACTAGGAGAGATCATCTCTCTCGATGGATCCATAGCAGTTACACTGGCTGCCCACCAAGCCATCGGACTCAAG GGGATCCTGATAGCCGGTAGTGAGGAGCAGAAGGCTAAATATCTCCCCAAGCTGGCTTCAGGAGAACATGTAGCAGCCTTCTGTCTCACTGAGCCTGGCAG TGGGAGTGATGCTGCATCCATTCAGACCAAAGCCACCCTATCAGAAGACAGGAAAACATTCCTGCTCAATGGGTCAAAG ATCTGGATCTCAAACGGGGGGTTTGCAGACCTGATGACGGTGTTTGCTCGTACGGAGGTGGTAGGAGAGGATGGAGTGAAGAAAGATAAGATCACTGCCTTCATCGTAGAGCGAGCCTTCGGAGGGATCACCAGCGGAAAACCAGAAGACAAACTAGGCATTAGGGGGTCTAACAGTAAGATCACATCTAGGCATTAG